The following coding sequences are from one Panicum hallii strain FIL2 chromosome 5, PHallii_v3.1, whole genome shotgun sequence window:
- the LOC112895971 gene encoding uncharacterized protein LOC112895971, translating to MKTEMVPPWLELLLATQFFTTCANHLLASRNECNLFCIQCEAPPAAFCYYCRSRDHSTHRVIQIRRSSYHDVVRVSEIEDILDISDVQTYIINSARVVFLNERPQQRNYGVSVCKTTSSSTHNCEICGRALLDAFRFCSLGCNLRGMQNDMNMTTMVESVPQCCRKADVHKSDDAGSSTTSDKDSCNENNEEEPPPKRIAHHRRKGIPQRAPFF from the exons ATGAAAACAGAGATGGTGCCTCCATGGCTAGAGCTACTGCTTGCAACACAATTCTTTACCACTTGTGCAAACCATCTTCTTGCCAGTCGTAATGAATGTAACCTATTTTGCATCCAGTGTGAGGCACCACCAGCTGCTTTCTGCTACTATTGCCGTTCAAGAGATCACTCCACCCATCGTGTAATCCAG ATAAGGCGATCATCCTACCATGATGTCGTGAGGGTTTCAGAGATTGAGGACATTCTCGATATTAGTGATGTGCAAACATACATAATCAATAGTGCAAGGGTTGTCTTCTTGAATGAGCGGCCGCAACAACGTAACTATGGTGTCTCCGTTTGTAAGACAACTTCGTCTTCAACACATAACTGTGAGATATGTGGCCGTGCTCTACTTGATGCATTCCGCTTCTGCTCTCTTGGCTGTAAT CTAAGAGGCATGCAAAATGATATGAATATGACAACTATGGTTGAAAGCGTTCCTCAATGTTGCCGAAAGGCTGATGTCCATAAGAGTGATGATGCTGGTTCAAGTACTACTAGTGACAAAGATAGCTGCAATGAGAACAATGAAGAAGAACCACCACCAAAACGGATTGCTCATCACCGACGCAAGGGGATTCCCCAACGTGCTCCATTCTTCTAA